The Bacteroidota bacterium genome segment GAGCATTTCTATTGTTATTGCACTTACTTGTATAAGTGTTATTGGTTGTGTGTTATTATTATCATCACAAATAAGTGTGTTTACTGAATCTTTTCCGTTGTTAATAGATAAGTTTTATAATGCTTTAGATAACACCACAGCATGGGTTGCCAGCAACTTTAACATTAGCACTAAAAACATAAATAATTTTATAAAGGATACCAAAGTAGAAATACTGGGAAGTACCCGTTCGCTTATTGGGACAACAATAACCTCTATGGGAAGTATGTTGTTTACCTTATTATTAGTACCTGTTTATGTATTTATGATATTATACTATAAACCATTGCTACTTGAATTTATACGCAATATATTTGGCGAAAGTAACCAACATGAGGTAAACGAAATACTTACGGCAACCAAAAAAATTGTTCAACGGTATTTAATTGCACTTTTACTGGAAGCAGCAGTTATAGCCGTACTTAACAGCTTAGGCCTTTTAATTATAGGTATTGACTATGCTATTATTCTAGGTATAATCGGGGCTATTTTAAATGCTATTCCATATATAGGTGGTATAATAGCAACTGCCCTTCCTATTATGATAGCCATTGCTACTAAAGACTCTTTTAGTTATGCTCTTTATATACTTATTGCTTATCTTATTATTCAGTTTATAGATAACAATTACCTGCTTCCTAAACTGGTTGCATCGCGTGTTAAAATCAATGCGCTCATTTCTATTGTGGCAGTAATAATAGGTGGGCAACTGTGGGGTATTACGGGCATGTTTCTTTCTATACCACTTACCGCTATTATTAAAGTTATTTGCGATAACATACAATCATTAAAGCCTTGGGGGGCGCTATTAGGCGATGCTTTACCCATTACAACAACAGAACCAAAATTTGAGGAATCAAGCCATGAATTAGAATAAAAACCATTAAATTGCATCAAAGAAATATGACTGCACAAAACATATGGAGAATTTTAAAGTTAAAGTTAATTACACTTAAGTCAGTTTATAAATACTTTTAAAAACCATACTATTAAACATACACATTATTAATACATACTATTATGAAACAATTATTAAAAAAAAGCATTCTGTTTTTAAGTATTTTTCCTTTTGGTGCATTTGCCCAAGAAAAATTCGGAAATACACTTAATTTAGGTTTAGGCATTGGAGGAAGATACGGCTATTATGGCTATGCATCACGCTCATTGCCGGTATTGCATTTAAACTACGAGTTTGATGTAACCAAGAATTTTACATTAGCTCCTTTTATCAGTTTCTCATCGTTCACCAACGATTACTACTGGGGCAACAACAATAACCCATACCGATACTATACTTACCGCGAAACTATTATTCCTATTGGTGTAAAAGGCTCATACTATTTTGACGATTTGTTAAAGGCAAATAAAAAATGGGACTTTTATCTGGCCGGCTCATTAGGTTTTGCTATCATCAATCAATCATGGGATAATGGATACAATGGTGATAAAAATTATTATCATGGAGGAAGTTCACTATTCTTAGACTTACACATTGGTACAGAATATCATTTCAACAATAAGTTGGGTGCTTTCCTCGACTTATCAAGCGGAGTATCTACTCTAGGTTTAGCTATTCACACCAAATAAATTATAAGTAAGGGCATAGCCTTTCTATTTTATACACAGTAAACACCGGCCAAGGCTGGTAATTTGAAAACAAATTAATAAACAAAACAACATGAATTCAGGTAAAGTAATTTTAGGTGTGCTGGCTGGTGTTGCTGCTGGTGTTATTTTAGGCATATTATTTGCTCCGGATAAAGGCTCGGAAACCAGGAAAAAAATAGTGAAGAAGGGCGAAGACTCACTCGATGATTTAAAAGAAAAATTAAACGAGATAATGGACCAATTTGAAGCCCTTCAGGAAGACGAACCGATAGATATTTTTGAAAGCGAAAAGAGCTAGAAAAGATGTTAAGTAAGCAATGAGTAACACCTAAAACATAAAAATAACCTTTAACGTAACACGATAGCAATGGAAGAAAAAACATCTTTTATAGACCCACTATTTGAAAAAGTAGAAGCCTATGGGAAAAGTAGTTTTGAATTATTTAAACTAAAAACATTAGATAAAACAGCCTCAGTAGCCGCAATACTTATTGCACGTGCTGTTGTTATTCTTTTTTTTATATTGTTTTTACTTACTGCTAATATAGGCGTAGCTCTTTGGCTTGGCGATATACTCGGTAAATCGTATTACGGGTTTTTCTGTGTAGCCGGGTTTTATGCTTTGGTTATAATTATTTTATATGCTTTTATGGGTAAGTATATACAGCGCAAAGTTAACCAGGTTATTATTTCACAAATGCTTAATGACTGAACCAATGGCTAAAATAGATTCAATTGAACAATTAAAACAACGCATTGCGCTATTAACAATACAACAAGCCAATGATGAAAGATTATTAAAAGAGCAGTTTAAAACCTCCTTTGATGCATTAAAACCAGCCAATTTAATAAAAAACACTTTTCGTGAATTAAGCCAGGAGCCTGATTTTAAAGACGACTTATTAAGTGCAGCTATGGGTATAGCCTCAGGATATATTTCAAAAAAACTAGCGGTGGGTAATAGCCACAATCCTATTAAACAAGTATTAGGCATGCTTTTACAAGTAGCTATAACAAGTCTGGTTTCTAAAAATGCCGATGGCATTAAATCAACCATTATGCTTCTTATTAAAAAATTGACCAGTAAAAAAGAACCTTCTGAATAAAAATACAGTCATATCTTTTGTTATCAGTAATAAAAAATGGCTTGTTCCATTTTTACTATACTTCCTGTTTACCATTAACTCAATAGGTGTCAGTGCACAAACACCTAAAAAAGACACTGCTCACTTTTATAACAGACTAGAGAAAAGAGCAGATAAACACAAGCTAACA includes the following:
- a CDS encoding AI-2E family transporter; amino-acid sequence: MNNIKVPFYAKATLIIIGLYAFINVLYITQDIIVPLLGSAIIAIVLSPLVDFLVKKKLNTILSISIVIALTCISVIGCVLLLSSQISVFTESFPLLIDKFYNALDNTTAWVASNFNISTKNINNFIKDTKVEILGSTRSLIGTTITSMGSMLFTLLLVPVYVFMILYYKPLLLEFIRNIFGESNQHEVNEILTATKKIVQRYLIALLLEAAVIAVLNSLGLLIIGIDYAIILGIIGAILNAIPYIGGIIATALPIMIAIATKDSFSYALYILIAYLIIQFIDNNYLLPKLVASRVKINALISIVAVIIGGQLWGITGMFLSIPLTAIIKVICDNIQSLKPWGALLGDALPITTTEPKFEESSHELE
- a CDS encoding YtxH domain-containing protein: MNSGKVILGVLAGVAAGVILGILFAPDKGSETRKKIVKKGEDSLDDLKEKLNEIMDQFEALQEDEPIDIFESEKS